A region from the Acyrthosiphon pisum isolate AL4f chromosome A1, pea_aphid_22Mar2018_4r6ur, whole genome shotgun sequence genome encodes:
- the LOC103310101 gene encoding uncharacterized protein LOC103310101, with amino-acid sequence MNNAEKVDLLLIYGECQRLNQEGRFPGTQINQQRHRGNIFDDDKELQVLAYIRAYPRSSMRHVPRESGVSYGDSIRRLEFIAWFNTKLYDNPLIDNQFFWSDESKFTNNGIMNKQNHRYWDDTNPHWSRETNFQTIWGINVWCGLVGGKLIGPFFFDGTLIGRRYLNFLTNELPRLLDDVSLDTRERMFFQQDGAPAHNAIIVRQHLNKIFPNRWIGTNGAVPWPARSPDLTPLDFFYGDI; translated from the exons atgaataacgcTGAAAAAGTTGATTTGCTTTTAATTTATGGCGAATGTCAAC GGTTAAATCAGGAAGGAAGATTTCCTGGCACACAAATAAACCAACAAAGGCATAGAGGAAATATTTTTGATGACGATAAAGAATTACAGGTACTAGCATACATAAGGGCTTATCCACGTTCGTCAATGAGGCATGTTCCTCGCGAAAGTGGAGTTTCATATG GAGATTCTATTCGTAGGTTGGAATTTATAGCTTGGTTCAATACTAAATTGTATGATAACCCTTTAATtgacaatcaatttttttggaGTGATGAATCAAAATTCACTAACAATGGAATTATGAATAAACAAAATCATCGATACTGGGATGACACAAACCCACACTGGTCACGTGAAACTAATTTCCAAACAATCTGGGGAATTAATGTATGGTGTGGGTTGGTTGGTGGAAAGCTAATAGGACCGTTCTTTTTTGATGGTACGCTTATTGGCAGACgatatcttaattttttaaccaacGAACTTCCAAGACTGTTAGATGATGTTTCATTAGACACACGAGAACGTATGTTTTTCCAGCAAGATGGAGCACCAGCCCACAATGCAATTATTGTTagacaacatttaaataaaatatttccgaaTCGCTGGATTGGTACTAATGGCGCTGTTCCTTGGCCTGCACGATCCCCAGATTTAACgccattggattttttttatggggATATTTGA
- the LOC100163378 gene encoding ankyrin repeat domain-containing protein 18A isoform X1, whose amino-acid sequence MKKMLKLVKGGKKEDKSGSGTPSGDELEDDPDSTMFCYKIDSEAEDKMSRLHRASWHGSLEKVKTLLQKKPMDVNTVDSFDRTPLHLAMAKGYYNIAWVLLNHNASLDYVDCDGYTPFLKAVECGQKECVHLMLERGADVTRTDTNKNSALHLAAKQGSFTIISMLLKKGININAQNAAGESVLHVACAAENRDLIEFILDNGSLINIADKQGRTPLMVVAKLGNMSIVDLLLDRGSQLDACDINGLSVKDYAAKEGHSKVVNQLSMQKMSVMARTRSKENVLDDLDQNDSAQVQENNDNSKNQKNVDAQIIVLKKEDKIAKSNVEDNQNEKEYVAINSIVANDIDLKIKKNDAKEVENKKENLSLNCKVNHPDELKTNKLDNENNPSENKIVTLNSLDNENEIDNSSIETDKEVIEKNKLTIETKNTSIVNVLPIKDEESVSQCTMPPPLDPPRSWDFIQTSIIHTTDINEKTEKETQESIEQIPDPIICAVNTDDSELEWGSDESLPTDPNQSCPVVDDKKEENKKTNTFYNFITTKLMNKTKNRVSASADNIIDDTTTKKHVRNKSFTSLRTFKLTVPSDVNKALYQLSPEMNFAHSSFSKSKSFNEHIPLENVEKNSLEFERSKSLCLELKHNYDITENQQRDSDSPSDDSLRSKRSLLLSMRMPKVHDEHHDDYHLDIKDSETSEDEGPHYWYSPNKKNVKIVQQDTVIRNYSESDSESEEIGLPKSKSTPEGISKEHNTSDNSDSENTISFSTSHEDIYGTHKRTRYALKRTESLKAYLKRVTIDKDRLQQESSGYKEITELLKYKLENLKQDISSKNETTKRLEEQLDQLDAKYTETLNRIQTLELSSTNLDKENQYLKKINKEMMDKINNEYTSNSAQNSVEIITQLESGNLIDKTEDMCTMDSKTIIKQLQEQLKLEQDRRIELDEHVRLLSVEVSAHQSCNSTVELLKELQLKITKDYVPKKEVLKLKTEQERKISKVKMEAEKKLADKFCDLDKLLSQQMDQQGKLEMQREKIESQLKQEFENTRQRFQLEIAKLQTTLKTKEMEEQILRERCEILSQEIEKTQDNKWKTLVDKTYGINDLLKSSPDMLSIRCKTPEPSPTFERQELGDISRYQYNVQTLRNELDKVITQNKNAALEDDTLFDE is encoded by the exons ATGaagaaaatgttgaaattggTAAAAGGGGGGAAAAAAGAGGATAAAAGTGGCTCTGGTACACCTTCAGGCGATGAACTAGAAGATGATCCGGACAGTACAATGTTCTGCTATAAAATTGACTCTGAAGCCGAGGACAAAATGAGTCGATTACACAGGGCTTCGTGGCATGGCAGCCTAGAAAAAGTCAAAACATTGTTGCAAAAGAAACCAATGGACGTGAACACCGTGGACAGCTTCGACAGAACGCCATTACACTTGGCAATGGCCAAAGGTTACTATAACATTGCTTGGGTGCTGTTGAATCACAATGCTAGCTTAGATTATGTTGATTGCGATGGGTACACACCGTTCTTGAAG GCTGTAGAATGCGGCCAAAAAGAATGTGTTCATTTAATGTTGGAGAGAGGGGCAGATGTAACAcgcacagacacaaataaaaattctgcTTTACACTTAGCTGCAAAACAGGGTTCATTCACTATAATATCTATGTTACTTAAAAAAGGAATTAATATAAATGCACAAAATGCT gcaGGTGAATCCGTTTTACATGTTGCATGTGCTGCTGAAAATCGTGATCTAATAGAGTTTATATTAGATAATGGGTCACTAATAAACATTGCGGATAAACAAGGACGTACACCATTAATGGTGGTAGCAAAACTTGGAAATATGTCTATTGTAGACCTGTTATTGGACCGAGGAAGTCAACTTGATGCGTGTGATATAAATg gtTTATCTGTGAAAGATTATGCTGCTAAAGAAGGTCATTCTAAAGTAGTGAATCAACTATCTATGCAAAAAATGAGTGTAATGGCCCGAACTAGATCTAAAGAAAATGTTTTAGATGATTTGGACCAGAATGATAGTGCTCAGGTAcaagaaaataatgataattcaaaaaatcaaaaaaatgttgatgctCAAATTATAGTACTTAAAAAAGAAGACAAAATAGCAAAATCAAATGTTGAAGATAATCAAAATGAAAAAGAATATGTCGCTATTAATTCTATAGTTGCAAatgatattgatttaaaaattaaaaaaaatgatgccaaagaggtagaaaataaaaaggaaaatcTGAGTTTAAACTGTAAAGTTAATCATCCTGATgagttaaaaacaaacaaattagataatgaaaataatccgagtgaaaacaaaattgtaactTTGAACTCTTTggataatgaaaatgaaatagatAATAGCTCAATAGAAACAGACAAAGAAGtaattgagaaaaataaattaactattgaaACCAAAAATACATCTATAGTAAATGTTTTACCAATCAAAGATGAAGAATCAGTATCTCAATGCACAATGCCTCCACCATTAGATCCACCTAGAAGTTGGGATTTTATACAGACAAGCATAATACACACTACAGATATCAatgaaaaaactgaaaaagaaaCCCAGGAAAGTATTGAGCAAATCCCTGATCCAATTATATGTGCAGTAAACACAGATGATTCAGAATTGGAATGGGGAAGTGATGAAAGCCTTCCAACAGATCCTAATCAATCCTGTCCGGTTGTGGACGATAagaaagaagaaaataaaaaaacgaatacattttataattttataactactaagttaatgaacaaaacaaaaaatagagTTTCTGCATCTGCAGACAATATCATTGATGATACTACTACTAAAAAACATGTGAGGAATAAGTCTTTCACTTCACTAAGGACTTTTAAACTCACTGTTCCATCAGATGTAAACAAAGCTTTATATCAGCTGAGTCCAGAGATGAACTTTGCACATTCTTCATTCAGTAAAAGCAAATCTTTTAATGAACATATACcccttgaaaatgttgaaaaaaattctttagAATTTGAACGTTCTAAGTCATTGTGTTTGGAATTAAAACATAACTATGATATAACCGAGAATCAGCAGAGAGATTCAGATAGCCCAAGTGATGATAGTTTACGATCAAAAAGAAGCCTTTTGTTATCCATGCGAATGCCTAAAGTTCACGATGAACACCATGATGACTATCATTTAGATATCAAGGACAGTGAAACGTCTGAAGACGAAGGCCCACATTATTGGTACagtccaaataaaaaaaatgttaaaatagtgCAACAAGACACTGTAATTCGGAACTACAGTGAATCTGATAGCGA ATCTGAAGAAATTGGTTTACCAAAATCTAAGTCAACTCCTg AAGGAATTTCTAAAGAACATAACACATCAGATAATTCCGATTCagaaaatacaatatcattttCAACTAGCCATGAAGATATTTATGGAACACATAAACGCACTAGATATGCTTTAAAA agaACGGAATCTCTTAAAGCGTATCTGAAGAGAGTAACTATTGATAAAGACAGATTACAACAAGAATCGTCTGGTTATAAAGAAATAACAGAGCTGTTAAAATACAAGTTGGAAAATCTTAAACAAGATATTTCCAGTAAAAATGAAACAACTAAGAGACTTGAGGAACAATTAGATCAATTAGATGCTAAATACACAGAAACTTTAAACAGGATTCAAACACTTGAATTGTCTTCAACAAATTTAGATAAAGAAAACCAATATctcaagaaaataaataaagag ATGATGGATAAAATCAACAATGAATATACTTCTAACAGTGCACAAAACTCAGTAGAAATAATAACT CAACTTGAATCCGGCAATCTTATTGATAAAACTGAGGATATGTGTACAATGGACAGTAAGACTatt ataaaaCAGCTACAAGAACAATTAAAACTGGAACAGGATAGACGGATAGAACTTGATGAACATGTTAGACTTTTATCCGTAGAAGTTAGTGCACATCAGTCATGTAATTCAACCGTGGAATTACTGAaagaattacaattaaaaattaccaaagaTTATGTACCCAAAAAAGAAGTATTGAAACTAAAAACAGAACAAGAAAGAAAAATCAGTAAAGTGAAAATGgaagctgaaaaaaaattagcagaTAAATTTTGTGaccttgataaattattatctcaACAA ATGGATCAACAAGGAAAATTAGAAATGCAAAGAGAAAAAATTGAAAGCCAACTTAAGCAGGAATTTGAGAATACAAGACAAAGATTTCAACTAGAAATTGCAAAACTTCAAACAACACTAAAGA CCAAAGAAATGGAGGAACAAATATTAAGGGAGCGATGTGAGATTCTTTCacaagaaattgaaaaaacacAAGATAATAAATGGAAAACATTGGTGGATAAAACTTATGGAATAAATGATTT ACTAAAAAGTTCACCTGATATGTTGTCAATACGTTGTAAAACTCCAGAGCCAAGTCCCACATTTGAAAGACAAGAATTAGGAGACATTTCTAGATATCAATACAATGTCCAAACACTTCGAAATGAACTGGATAAAGtcattacacaaaataaaaatg ctgCTCTAGAAGATGACACACTGtttgatgaataa
- the LOC100163378 gene encoding ankycorbin isoform X2: protein MKKMLKLVKGGKKEDKSGSGTPSGDELEDDPDSTMFCYKIDSEAEDKMSRLHRASWHGSLEKVKTLLQKKPMDVNTVDSFDRTPLHLAMAKGYYNIAWVLLNHNASLDYVDCDGYTPFLKAGESVLHVACAAENRDLIEFILDNGSLINIADKQGRTPLMVVAKLGNMSIVDLLLDRGSQLDACDINGLSVKDYAAKEGHSKVVNQLSMQKMSVMARTRSKENVLDDLDQNDSAQVQENNDNSKNQKNVDAQIIVLKKEDKIAKSNVEDNQNEKEYVAINSIVANDIDLKIKKNDAKEVENKKENLSLNCKVNHPDELKTNKLDNENNPSENKIVTLNSLDNENEIDNSSIETDKEVIEKNKLTIETKNTSIVNVLPIKDEESVSQCTMPPPLDPPRSWDFIQTSIIHTTDINEKTEKETQESIEQIPDPIICAVNTDDSELEWGSDESLPTDPNQSCPVVDDKKEENKKTNTFYNFITTKLMNKTKNRVSASADNIIDDTTTKKHVRNKSFTSLRTFKLTVPSDVNKALYQLSPEMNFAHSSFSKSKSFNEHIPLENVEKNSLEFERSKSLCLELKHNYDITENQQRDSDSPSDDSLRSKRSLLLSMRMPKVHDEHHDDYHLDIKDSETSEDEGPHYWYSPNKKNVKIVQQDTVIRNYSESDSESEEIGLPKSKSTPEGISKEHNTSDNSDSENTISFSTSHEDIYGTHKRTRYALKRTESLKAYLKRVTIDKDRLQQESSGYKEITELLKYKLENLKQDISSKNETTKRLEEQLDQLDAKYTETLNRIQTLELSSTNLDKENQYLKKINKEMMDKINNEYTSNSAQNSVEIITQLESGNLIDKTEDMCTMDSKTIIKQLQEQLKLEQDRRIELDEHVRLLSVEVSAHQSCNSTVELLKELQLKITKDYVPKKEVLKLKTEQERKISKVKMEAEKKLADKFCDLDKLLSQQMDQQGKLEMQREKIESQLKQEFENTRQRFQLEIAKLQTTLKTKEMEEQILRERCEILSQEIEKTQDNKWKTLVDKTYGINDLLKSSPDMLSIRCKTPEPSPTFERQELGDISRYQYNVQTLRNELDKVITQNKNAALEDDTLFDE from the exons ATGaagaaaatgttgaaattggTAAAAGGGGGGAAAAAAGAGGATAAAAGTGGCTCTGGTACACCTTCAGGCGATGAACTAGAAGATGATCCGGACAGTACAATGTTCTGCTATAAAATTGACTCTGAAGCCGAGGACAAAATGAGTCGATTACACAGGGCTTCGTGGCATGGCAGCCTAGAAAAAGTCAAAACATTGTTGCAAAAGAAACCAATGGACGTGAACACCGTGGACAGCTTCGACAGAACGCCATTACACTTGGCAATGGCCAAAGGTTACTATAACATTGCTTGGGTGCTGTTGAATCACAATGCTAGCTTAGATTATGTTGATTGCGATGGGTACACACCGTTCTTGAAG gcaGGTGAATCCGTTTTACATGTTGCATGTGCTGCTGAAAATCGTGATCTAATAGAGTTTATATTAGATAATGGGTCACTAATAAACATTGCGGATAAACAAGGACGTACACCATTAATGGTGGTAGCAAAACTTGGAAATATGTCTATTGTAGACCTGTTATTGGACCGAGGAAGTCAACTTGATGCGTGTGATATAAATg gtTTATCTGTGAAAGATTATGCTGCTAAAGAAGGTCATTCTAAAGTAGTGAATCAACTATCTATGCAAAAAATGAGTGTAATGGCCCGAACTAGATCTAAAGAAAATGTTTTAGATGATTTGGACCAGAATGATAGTGCTCAGGTAcaagaaaataatgataattcaaaaaatcaaaaaaatgttgatgctCAAATTATAGTACTTAAAAAAGAAGACAAAATAGCAAAATCAAATGTTGAAGATAATCAAAATGAAAAAGAATATGTCGCTATTAATTCTATAGTTGCAAatgatattgatttaaaaattaaaaaaaatgatgccaaagaggtagaaaataaaaaggaaaatcTGAGTTTAAACTGTAAAGTTAATCATCCTGATgagttaaaaacaaacaaattagataatgaaaataatccgagtgaaaacaaaattgtaactTTGAACTCTTTggataatgaaaatgaaatagatAATAGCTCAATAGAAACAGACAAAGAAGtaattgagaaaaataaattaactattgaaACCAAAAATACATCTATAGTAAATGTTTTACCAATCAAAGATGAAGAATCAGTATCTCAATGCACAATGCCTCCACCATTAGATCCACCTAGAAGTTGGGATTTTATACAGACAAGCATAATACACACTACAGATATCAatgaaaaaactgaaaaagaaaCCCAGGAAAGTATTGAGCAAATCCCTGATCCAATTATATGTGCAGTAAACACAGATGATTCAGAATTGGAATGGGGAAGTGATGAAAGCCTTCCAACAGATCCTAATCAATCCTGTCCGGTTGTGGACGATAagaaagaagaaaataaaaaaacgaatacattttataattttataactactaagttaatgaacaaaacaaaaaatagagTTTCTGCATCTGCAGACAATATCATTGATGATACTACTACTAAAAAACATGTGAGGAATAAGTCTTTCACTTCACTAAGGACTTTTAAACTCACTGTTCCATCAGATGTAAACAAAGCTTTATATCAGCTGAGTCCAGAGATGAACTTTGCACATTCTTCATTCAGTAAAAGCAAATCTTTTAATGAACATATACcccttgaaaatgttgaaaaaaattctttagAATTTGAACGTTCTAAGTCATTGTGTTTGGAATTAAAACATAACTATGATATAACCGAGAATCAGCAGAGAGATTCAGATAGCCCAAGTGATGATAGTTTACGATCAAAAAGAAGCCTTTTGTTATCCATGCGAATGCCTAAAGTTCACGATGAACACCATGATGACTATCATTTAGATATCAAGGACAGTGAAACGTCTGAAGACGAAGGCCCACATTATTGGTACagtccaaataaaaaaaatgttaaaatagtgCAACAAGACACTGTAATTCGGAACTACAGTGAATCTGATAGCGA ATCTGAAGAAATTGGTTTACCAAAATCTAAGTCAACTCCTg AAGGAATTTCTAAAGAACATAACACATCAGATAATTCCGATTCagaaaatacaatatcattttCAACTAGCCATGAAGATATTTATGGAACACATAAACGCACTAGATATGCTTTAAAA agaACGGAATCTCTTAAAGCGTATCTGAAGAGAGTAACTATTGATAAAGACAGATTACAACAAGAATCGTCTGGTTATAAAGAAATAACAGAGCTGTTAAAATACAAGTTGGAAAATCTTAAACAAGATATTTCCAGTAAAAATGAAACAACTAAGAGACTTGAGGAACAATTAGATCAATTAGATGCTAAATACACAGAAACTTTAAACAGGATTCAAACACTTGAATTGTCTTCAACAAATTTAGATAAAGAAAACCAATATctcaagaaaataaataaagag ATGATGGATAAAATCAACAATGAATATACTTCTAACAGTGCACAAAACTCAGTAGAAATAATAACT CAACTTGAATCCGGCAATCTTATTGATAAAACTGAGGATATGTGTACAATGGACAGTAAGACTatt ataaaaCAGCTACAAGAACAATTAAAACTGGAACAGGATAGACGGATAGAACTTGATGAACATGTTAGACTTTTATCCGTAGAAGTTAGTGCACATCAGTCATGTAATTCAACCGTGGAATTACTGAaagaattacaattaaaaattaccaaagaTTATGTACCCAAAAAAGAAGTATTGAAACTAAAAACAGAACAAGAAAGAAAAATCAGTAAAGTGAAAATGgaagctgaaaaaaaattagcagaTAAATTTTGTGaccttgataaattattatctcaACAA ATGGATCAACAAGGAAAATTAGAAATGCAAAGAGAAAAAATTGAAAGCCAACTTAAGCAGGAATTTGAGAATACAAGACAAAGATTTCAACTAGAAATTGCAAAACTTCAAACAACACTAAAGA CCAAAGAAATGGAGGAACAAATATTAAGGGAGCGATGTGAGATTCTTTCacaagaaattgaaaaaacacAAGATAATAAATGGAAAACATTGGTGGATAAAACTTATGGAATAAATGATTT ACTAAAAAGTTCACCTGATATGTTGTCAATACGTTGTAAAACTCCAGAGCCAAGTCCCACATTTGAAAGACAAGAATTAGGAGACATTTCTAGATATCAATACAATGTCCAAACACTTCGAAATGAACTGGATAAAGtcattacacaaaataaaaatg ctgCTCTAGAAGATGACACACTGtttgatgaataa
- the LOC100163378 gene encoding putative leucine-rich repeat-containing protein DDB_G0290503 isoform X3, which yields MVVAKLGNMSIVDLLLDRGSQLDACDINGLSVKDYAAKEGHSKVVNQLSMQKMSVMARTRSKENVLDDLDQNDSAQVQENNDNSKNQKNVDAQIIVLKKEDKIAKSNVEDNQNEKEYVAINSIVANDIDLKIKKNDAKEVENKKENLSLNCKVNHPDELKTNKLDNENNPSENKIVTLNSLDNENEIDNSSIETDKEVIEKNKLTIETKNTSIVNVLPIKDEESVSQCTMPPPLDPPRSWDFIQTSIIHTTDINEKTEKETQESIEQIPDPIICAVNTDDSELEWGSDESLPTDPNQSCPVVDDKKEENKKTNTFYNFITTKLMNKTKNRVSASADNIIDDTTTKKHVRNKSFTSLRTFKLTVPSDVNKALYQLSPEMNFAHSSFSKSKSFNEHIPLENVEKNSLEFERSKSLCLELKHNYDITENQQRDSDSPSDDSLRSKRSLLLSMRMPKVHDEHHDDYHLDIKDSETSEDEGPHYWYSPNKKNVKIVQQDTVIRNYSESDSESEEIGLPKSKSTPEGISKEHNTSDNSDSENTISFSTSHEDIYGTHKRTRYALKRTESLKAYLKRVTIDKDRLQQESSGYKEITELLKYKLENLKQDISSKNETTKRLEEQLDQLDAKYTETLNRIQTLELSSTNLDKENQYLKKINKEMMDKINNEYTSNSAQNSVEIITQLESGNLIDKTEDMCTMDSKTIIKQLQEQLKLEQDRRIELDEHVRLLSVEVSAHQSCNSTVELLKELQLKITKDYVPKKEVLKLKTEQERKISKVKMEAEKKLADKFCDLDKLLSQQMDQQGKLEMQREKIESQLKQEFENTRQRFQLEIAKLQTTLKTKEMEEQILRERCEILSQEIEKTQDNKWKTLVDKTYGINDLLKSSPDMLSIRCKTPEPSPTFERQELGDISRYQYNVQTLRNELDKVITQNKNAALEDDTLFDE from the exons ATGGTGGTAGCAAAACTTGGAAATATGTCTATTGTAGACCTGTTATTGGACCGAGGAAGTCAACTTGATGCGTGTGATATAAATg gtTTATCTGTGAAAGATTATGCTGCTAAAGAAGGTCATTCTAAAGTAGTGAATCAACTATCTATGCAAAAAATGAGTGTAATGGCCCGAACTAGATCTAAAGAAAATGTTTTAGATGATTTGGACCAGAATGATAGTGCTCAGGTAcaagaaaataatgataattcaaaaaatcaaaaaaatgttgatgctCAAATTATAGTACTTAAAAAAGAAGACAAAATAGCAAAATCAAATGTTGAAGATAATCAAAATGAAAAAGAATATGTCGCTATTAATTCTATAGTTGCAAatgatattgatttaaaaattaaaaaaaatgatgccaaagaggtagaaaataaaaaggaaaatcTGAGTTTAAACTGTAAAGTTAATCATCCTGATgagttaaaaacaaacaaattagataatgaaaataatccgagtgaaaacaaaattgtaactTTGAACTCTTTggataatgaaaatgaaatagatAATAGCTCAATAGAAACAGACAAAGAAGtaattgagaaaaataaattaactattgaaACCAAAAATACATCTATAGTAAATGTTTTACCAATCAAAGATGAAGAATCAGTATCTCAATGCACAATGCCTCCACCATTAGATCCACCTAGAAGTTGGGATTTTATACAGACAAGCATAATACACACTACAGATATCAatgaaaaaactgaaaaagaaaCCCAGGAAAGTATTGAGCAAATCCCTGATCCAATTATATGTGCAGTAAACACAGATGATTCAGAATTGGAATGGGGAAGTGATGAAAGCCTTCCAACAGATCCTAATCAATCCTGTCCGGTTGTGGACGATAagaaagaagaaaataaaaaaacgaatacattttataattttataactactaagttaatgaacaaaacaaaaaatagagTTTCTGCATCTGCAGACAATATCATTGATGATACTACTACTAAAAAACATGTGAGGAATAAGTCTTTCACTTCACTAAGGACTTTTAAACTCACTGTTCCATCAGATGTAAACAAAGCTTTATATCAGCTGAGTCCAGAGATGAACTTTGCACATTCTTCATTCAGTAAAAGCAAATCTTTTAATGAACATATACcccttgaaaatgttgaaaaaaattctttagAATTTGAACGTTCTAAGTCATTGTGTTTGGAATTAAAACATAACTATGATATAACCGAGAATCAGCAGAGAGATTCAGATAGCCCAAGTGATGATAGTTTACGATCAAAAAGAAGCCTTTTGTTATCCATGCGAATGCCTAAAGTTCACGATGAACACCATGATGACTATCATTTAGATATCAAGGACAGTGAAACGTCTGAAGACGAAGGCCCACATTATTGGTACagtccaaataaaaaaaatgttaaaatagtgCAACAAGACACTGTAATTCGGAACTACAGTGAATCTGATAGCGA ATCTGAAGAAATTGGTTTACCAAAATCTAAGTCAACTCCTg AAGGAATTTCTAAAGAACATAACACATCAGATAATTCCGATTCagaaaatacaatatcattttCAACTAGCCATGAAGATATTTATGGAACACATAAACGCACTAGATATGCTTTAAAA agaACGGAATCTCTTAAAGCGTATCTGAAGAGAGTAACTATTGATAAAGACAGATTACAACAAGAATCGTCTGGTTATAAAGAAATAACAGAGCTGTTAAAATACAAGTTGGAAAATCTTAAACAAGATATTTCCAGTAAAAATGAAACAACTAAGAGACTTGAGGAACAATTAGATCAATTAGATGCTAAATACACAGAAACTTTAAACAGGATTCAAACACTTGAATTGTCTTCAACAAATTTAGATAAAGAAAACCAATATctcaagaaaataaataaagag ATGATGGATAAAATCAACAATGAATATACTTCTAACAGTGCACAAAACTCAGTAGAAATAATAACT CAACTTGAATCCGGCAATCTTATTGATAAAACTGAGGATATGTGTACAATGGACAGTAAGACTatt ataaaaCAGCTACAAGAACAATTAAAACTGGAACAGGATAGACGGATAGAACTTGATGAACATGTTAGACTTTTATCCGTAGAAGTTAGTGCACATCAGTCATGTAATTCAACCGTGGAATTACTGAaagaattacaattaaaaattaccaaagaTTATGTACCCAAAAAAGAAGTATTGAAACTAAAAACAGAACAAGAAAGAAAAATCAGTAAAGTGAAAATGgaagctgaaaaaaaattagcagaTAAATTTTGTGaccttgataaattattatctcaACAA ATGGATCAACAAGGAAAATTAGAAATGCAAAGAGAAAAAATTGAAAGCCAACTTAAGCAGGAATTTGAGAATACAAGACAAAGATTTCAACTAGAAATTGCAAAACTTCAAACAACACTAAAGA CCAAAGAAATGGAGGAACAAATATTAAGGGAGCGATGTGAGATTCTTTCacaagaaattgaaaaaacacAAGATAATAAATGGAAAACATTGGTGGATAAAACTTATGGAATAAATGATTT ACTAAAAAGTTCACCTGATATGTTGTCAATACGTTGTAAAACTCCAGAGCCAAGTCCCACATTTGAAAGACAAGAATTAGGAGACATTTCTAGATATCAATACAATGTCCAAACACTTCGAAATGAACTGGATAAAGtcattacacaaaataaaaatg ctgCTCTAGAAGATGACACACTGtttgatgaataa